A single window of Pantanalinema sp. DNA harbors:
- a CDS encoding ABC transporter permease, which translates to MSAFSRVFSREWRTIFTDPTIRNVMLLVPVLYCAMFGWLYSAQRVTELPLAVVDQDRSALSRELVRALDRDQTFRVTAHLESEGQAMAELDSSRASVAVVIPSDLERDVKLGREAAVLTLVDGSNLMVSNSAVRAANTDIKTISAGVTLKKLAARGQWGTVGERTFTGIDYRYRVLFNPTFSYADFMVLGLVGAALQQVLLLGVALGATREKEAGTWSETLASTPLLPLWLGKTLPYWLVTMTMTVICIAVAVFGFGLPVHGALWPVVLVSAVFDLAVASLGFFVSFAFRTQLMATQVAMLIAVPSFMLSGFTWPQMAMPQPLAAASQLLPLTYYLHAFREVVSKGHGLGSLGTDFAALFAMTLVSLVAVALLRERAVARAPRPAASLEHAKASI; encoded by the coding sequence ATGAGCGCCTTCTCCCGGGTCTTCTCGCGCGAGTGGCGCACGATCTTCACGGACCCGACGATCCGCAACGTCATGCTGCTGGTGCCGGTCCTCTACTGCGCGATGTTCGGCTGGCTCTACAGCGCCCAGCGCGTCACGGAGCTCCCCCTGGCGGTCGTCGACCAGGACCGTAGCGCCCTGAGCCGCGAGCTTGTCCGCGCGCTCGACCGGGACCAGACCTTCCGCGTGACGGCTCACCTCGAGAGCGAGGGTCAGGCCATGGCCGAGCTCGATTCCTCCCGGGCCTCGGTCGCGGTGGTCATTCCGAGCGACCTGGAGCGAGACGTGAAGCTCGGCCGCGAGGCGGCGGTCCTCACCCTGGTCGACGGCTCCAACCTCATGGTCTCGAACTCGGCCGTGCGCGCCGCCAACACCGACATCAAGACCATCTCGGCGGGAGTCACCCTCAAGAAGCTGGCCGCGCGCGGCCAGTGGGGCACCGTCGGCGAGCGCACCTTCACCGGGATCGACTACCGCTACCGGGTCCTCTTCAACCCGACCTTCTCCTACGCCGACTTCATGGTGCTGGGGCTGGTGGGAGCGGCCCTGCAACAGGTGCTGCTCCTGGGCGTCGCCCTCGGCGCGACCCGCGAGAAGGAGGCGGGCACCTGGAGCGAGACGCTCGCTTCGACCCCTCTGCTGCCGCTGTGGCTCGGAAAGACCCTGCCCTACTGGCTCGTCACCATGACGATGACGGTCATCTGCATCGCGGTCGCCGTCTTCGGCTTCGGCCTGCCCGTCCACGGGGCCCTGTGGCCGGTGGTGCTCGTGAGCGCCGTCTTCGACCTGGCGGTCGCCTCGCTTGGCTTCTTCGTCTCCTTCGCCTTCAGGACCCAGCTGATGGCGACCCAGGTGGCGATGCTGATCGCCGTGCCCTCCTTCATGCTCTCGGGCTTCACCTGGCCCCAGATGGCCATGCCCCAGCCTCTGGCCGCAGCTTCCCAGCTGTTGCCCCTGACCTACTACCTCCACGCCTTCCGGGAGGTCGTCTCGAAGGGGCACGGCCTCGGATCGCTCGGCACGGACTTCGCCGCCCTCTTCGCCATGACCCTCGTCTCGCTGGTGGCTGTCGCCCTCTTGCGCGAGCGCGCCGTGGCGAGGGCCCCTAGGCCGGCGGCGAGCCTCGAACACGCGAAGGCATCGATTTAG
- a CDS encoding TetR/AcrR family transcriptional regulator, whose translation MTKEKIRGGALAMFAKRGYDETTLDEIAEAAGVAKGTLYYHFKNKEALYGFVLSEGLRDLTIAIEQAVAREGLSAQGRLEAVHDALFSFLGSNRDFCLVLLAAASTHLTRSVEALSHLADFFAFFEKTLAGLQEQGAIASDLDIATVASATFGMIGMVVLRKHYRAETVDAEPTRTTLLHMAHKALG comes from the coding sequence ATGACCAAGGAAAAGATTCGCGGCGGAGCGCTCGCGATGTTCGCCAAGCGGGGCTACGACGAGACGACCCTGGACGAGATCGCAGAGGCGGCCGGCGTCGCCAAGGGCACGCTCTACTACCACTTCAAGAACAAGGAGGCCCTTTACGGCTTCGTCCTCTCGGAGGGCCTGCGGGACCTGACGATCGCGATCGAGCAGGCCGTCGCTCGCGAGGGCCTCTCGGCCCAGGGGCGACTCGAGGCCGTGCACGACGCGCTGTTCAGCTTCCTGGGGAGCAACCGGGATTTCTGCCTGGTGCTGCTCGCCGCCGCTTCGACCCACCTGACCCGTTCGGTGGAGGCCTTGAGCCACCTGGCGGACTTCTTCGCCTTCTTCGAGAAGACGCTGGCCGGCTTGCAGGAGCAGGGGGCGATCGCGTCGGACCTGGACATCGCGACGGTCGCCTCGGCCACCTTCGGAATGATCGGGATGGTTGTCCTGCGCAAGCATTACCGCGCCGAGACGGTCGATGCCGAGCCGACGAGGACCACGCTGCTGCACATGGCGCACAAGGCACTTGGCTAG
- a CDS encoding HlyD family efflux transporter periplasmic adaptor subunit yields MEQETEIENQAALARPSGGRTRRGVIAFSGVALAFSVALGFAGASQSHGAGGPALTGVVEGMEVDLAFKLPGRVAAVNFREGDPLEAGQEVARLTSEEVQAKVEQAEGAYALAKVRAEQARQGVSLMDDASSAQVHQAQAGIQAASAQLDAMRNGARPEEVAQLEAKLRACKTGENAARFAYEGLKELFQAGGVAKAKHDEALAQYDKLKAEREATEEQLRMARKGARREQISASRAQVSQASAAYDQARANRGQVSIKALDVAAAEAGMKQAKGLVDEAQAALRNTHLYAPVAGVVKSVAISPGELVPQGGLVMTVEDVKQRYVKFYVDENRLSGIRTGERQELYVPAMDRRVEARVLSVSPSADFAVRKATRELGDRDVRAFSVKLRVDAAELLPGYTVEWQPGKEKVS; encoded by the coding sequence ATGGAACAAGAGACGGAAATCGAAAATCAAGCGGCGCTCGCGAGGCCTTCCGGCGGCCGCACCCGGCGCGGGGTCATCGCCTTTTCGGGAGTCGCCCTGGCCTTCAGCGTGGCGCTCGGCTTCGCCGGCGCGAGCCAGTCCCACGGCGCCGGCGGCCCGGCGCTCACGGGGGTCGTCGAGGGCATGGAGGTCGATCTGGCCTTCAAGCTGCCCGGCCGCGTCGCCGCCGTGAACTTCCGCGAGGGTGATCCCCTCGAGGCCGGTCAGGAGGTGGCGCGCCTGACCTCCGAGGAGGTCCAGGCCAAGGTCGAGCAGGCCGAGGGGGCTTACGCCCTGGCCAAGGTCCGCGCCGAGCAGGCCCGCCAGGGGGTCTCCTTGATGGACGACGCCAGCAGCGCCCAGGTCCACCAGGCGCAGGCCGGCATCCAGGCCGCCAGCGCGCAGCTCGATGCCATGCGCAACGGGGCGCGGCCCGAAGAGGTCGCGCAGCTCGAAGCCAAGCTCAGGGCCTGCAAGACCGGTGAGAACGCGGCGCGCTTCGCCTACGAGGGCCTCAAGGAGCTCTTCCAGGCCGGAGGCGTGGCCAAGGCGAAGCACGACGAGGCCCTCGCCCAGTACGACAAGCTGAAAGCCGAGCGCGAGGCGACCGAGGAGCAGCTGCGCATGGCCCGCAAGGGCGCCCGCCGCGAGCAGATCTCGGCCTCGCGGGCCCAGGTCTCCCAGGCGTCGGCCGCCTACGACCAGGCCAGGGCGAACCGCGGCCAGGTCTCGATCAAGGCGCTCGACGTGGCGGCCGCCGAGGCCGGGATGAAGCAGGCCAAGGGCCTCGTGGACGAGGCGCAGGCGGCCCTTCGCAACACCCACCTGTACGCGCCGGTGGCCGGCGTGGTCAAGAGCGTGGCGATCAGCCCCGGAGAGCTGGTGCCGCAGGGCGGGCTGGTGATGACGGTCGAGGACGTCAAGCAGCGCTACGTGAAATTCTACGTGGACGAGAACCGTCTCTCGGGCATCCGCACGGGCGAGCGGCAGGAGCTCTACGTGCCGGCGATGGACCGGCGCGTCGAGGCCCGGGTCCTTTCCGTCTCGCCCTCGGCCGACTTCGCCGTGCGCAAGGCGACCCGCGAGCTGGGCGATCGCGACGTGCGGGCCTTCAGCGTCAAGCTGCGCGTGGACGCCGCCGAGCTGCTGCCCGGCTACACCGTCGAGTGGCAGCCTGGCAAGGAGAAGGTGTCATGA